A genomic segment from Thamnophis elegans isolate rThaEle1 chromosome 3, rThaEle1.pri, whole genome shotgun sequence encodes:
- the GCNT1 gene encoding beta-1,3-galactosyl-O-glycosyl-glycoprotein beta-1,6-N-acetylglucosaminyltransferase, with protein MFERFQMLSEMLRRKLRHCAFLRFKPLWVLICTFGIWSYITIHQKPTYQDYEHLELTSEHLNTVNCSKILEGDKEEIEKVKLELLKVSFRRTPKMTPNDYINMTVDCASFIKKRKYIMEPLSQEEAEFPIAYSIVAYHKINMLEGLLRTIYAPQNYYCIHVDKKSPESFLAAVKSIASCFPNVFVASQLESVVYASWSRVQADLNCMKDLYRRNVSWKYLINLCGMDFPIKTNQEIVEKLKALNGENSLETEKMPSNKEVRWKKHYEVVDGKVKNMRIDKQHPPFNIPIFSGSAYFVVNRKFVEYVLENSKILAFIEWAKDTYSPDEYLWATIQRIPEVPGAVSASDKYDVSDMNAIARFVKWDYFEGDVSKGAPYPPCNGVHVRSVCVFGVGDLSWMLRKHHFFANKFDTDVDPFAIQCLEEHLRDKVLQQRRH; from the coding sequence ATGTTTGAAAGGTTCCAAATGTTGTCTGAAATGCTAAGGAGGAAACTTCGTCACTGTGCTTTCTTACGGTTTAAGCCTCTTTGGGTGTTAATTTGTACATTTGGAATCTGGTCTTATATTACAATTCACCAGAAACCAACCTACCAAGATTATGAGCATTTGGAATTGACTAGTGAGCATCTTAATACAGTAAACTGTTCCAAGATACTAGAGGGTGACAAAGAGGAAATTGAAAAAGTAAAGCTTGAACTGTTAAAAGTGTCCTTTAGGAGAACCCCCAAAATGACGCCAAATGACTATATCAACATGACAGTTGATTGTGCCTCCTTCATTAAGAAGCGGAAATATATTATGGAACCTCTCAGCCAAGAAGAAGCAGAATTTCCCATTGCGTATTCAATAGTGGCTTATCATAAAATTAATATGCTTGAGGGACTTCTGAGAACCATATACGCTCCTCAAAATTATTACTGCATTCATGTTGACAAGAAGTCCCCGGAGTCTTTCTTGGCAGCGGTAAAAAGCATTGCATCATGTTTTCCCAATGTCTTCGTTGCCAGCCAGTTGGAAAGTGTAGTCTATGCCTCATGGAGCCGGGTACAAGCTGACCTCAACTGCATGAAGGACCTCTACAGAAGGAATGTGAGCTGGAAGTACTTGATCAATCTCTGTGGCATGGATTTCCCAATCAAGACCAATCAAGAGATTGTGGAGAAGTTGAAAGCCCTCAACGGTGAAAATAGTTTAGAAACGGAAAAAATGCCTTCAAACAAAGAGGTGAGGTGGAAGAAACATTATGAAGTAGTTGATGGCAAGGTAAAAAATATGAGGATAGACAAACAGCATCCACCTTTCAACATACCCATTTTCTCTGGAAGTGCCTATTTTGTTGTTAATAGGAAATTTGTGGAATATGTATTAGAGAACAGCAAAATCCTTGCTTTTATAGAATGGGCTAAAGACACTTACAGTCCTGATGAATACTTATGGGCTACAATCCAGCGAATCCCTGAAGTTCCTGGTGCAGTCTCTGCCAGTGACAAATACGATGTTTCCGATATGAATGCCATTGCCCGGTTTGTGAAGTGGGATTACTTTGAGGGGGATGTATCCAAGGGTGCTCCTTACCCACCTTGCAATGGAGTTCACGTCCGTTCTGTATGTGTCTTTGGAGTCGGAGACTTGAGCTGGATGTTACGGAAACATCATTTTTTTGCCAACAAGTTTGATACTGACGTTGATCCTTTTGCAATTCAATGTCTGGAAGAGCATTTACGAGACAAAGTGCTACAACAACGCAGACATTAA